The Erwinia sorbitola nucleotide sequence TAGAGCAGGGCTTCATCCGGATTAAAGCCGGGATGATGCAGACCAAATTCGCTGTTGCTGCCGATGCTGACAAAGGTGCCCGGCGTGTTATGCAGGTAGAAGGCAAAGTCTTCGCCGCCCATTTGCAGATCGGCGTGCTGCACCTCATAACCCTGGCGTGCGGCTACCTGTTTGCTGAACTCTGCCCAGCGTTCGGTATTAATCAGGGCTGGCGGCCCGGGATGCCAGTTCAGCTCGGCACGGGCACCAAATCCCCCGGCAATACCCTCGATAAGCTGTCTCAGCCGCTGCGGAAGCTCACTGCGGATCGCGGAGTTATGGGTGCGTACAGTTCCTTCCAGAACGACTTTCTGCGGTAAAACATTCCAGGTATTGCCGCCTTCAATGCGCGTTACGCTCACCACCACCGACTCCAGCGGGCTGTAGCTGCGGCTGACCAGCGTCTGCAAGGCGCTGACTATTTGGCTGGCGATAACAATGGCATCCACGCCCTCCTGCGGCCGTGCCGCGTGGGCACCTTTGCCATGAATTTCGATATCAAAACGGTCGACGTTGGCGTAAAACGGGCCGCCCCGGGTGGCAAAGATGCCCACCGGCAGCTCGGGCGCATTATGCATACCGAAAATGGCCGCCACATCCTGTAACGCCCCCGCATTAATCAGCGTTTTTGCGCCGCCAAAACGCTCCTCAGCAGGTTGAAACAGCAGACGAACACGCCCGGGCAGGCTCTGCTCACGCTCTTTAAGCAGTTTTGCTGCACCCAGAATCACTGAGGTGTGCACGTCATGGCCACAGGCATGCATCACGCCTGGATGCTGCGATCGAAACGCCACCGGAACGATCTCTTCAATCGGCAAGGCATCGATATCAGCACGCAGGGCAATCAGCGGTTCGCCCTGACCGATTTCTGCCACCACGCCGGTAGCAAGATCGAAAGGGAGGATGGTAATTTCAGCCTCTTTCAGCCAGCCGGTGATGCGTTCGGTTGTGGCGAATTCTTCATTCGACAGTTCCGGGTACTGATGCAGCTCACGGCGCCAGGCGACGAGCTGCTGTGCAAGGGACTGGCTCATTGTGTGTCTCCTCAGGCGGCAACCAGCTGGTGACTCGCCAGCAGTTGCAGTGATTTCAGGCGCGGCGCACCCGCAGTGATTGGTGTATCAATAATGAATTCTTCCACGCCAAAACGCTGATGAAGTTCATTAAGCCGGGTATGAACCTGCGCAGCGGTGCCTTTCAGCACGGCGGATTCGCGCGGTTCTATGCGATGCTGCGTTGCGCCGGACTGGCGAATAAAGGCTTCTGCCTGGGCGAGATTGCCCACCGTGACGCTTTGACCGTTATCCACATGAACGCGGAAGTGCTGTAAATCCGCCGCCAGCAGATCGGCTTCGGCGGAAGTATCGGCAACAATTACCTGCACGGCCAGCAGGGCTGATTTGCCTTTACTGTGGGTGCGATAGGCGGTCAGGGCGCGTTCCAGCTCCTGTTTATCGCCATTGAGGTGAGCAGCAAACACAAACTGCCAGTTAAGCTCGGCGGCCAGCTGTGCACTTGCTTCGCTGGCTCCAAGCAGAAAGCGGATGGCCGGACGCGGCGGTAGCGGGGTGGCAAGCAGCCGATCTTCGCCTTCAGCGTCAGGGGTGGGGTTCAGCCAGCCATCAAGTGCGCGTAGCTGAGTGGCAAAATCCCCTTTTTCTGCGGCATTGATACCCTGCTGTAACGCCCTGGTGGAGAGAGGCAGGCCCCCCGGCGCTTTACCGACGCCCAGATCGACACGGCCAGGAGCCAGCGAAGCCAGCAGATTAAAGTTTTCCGCGACTTTATACGGACTGTAGTGCTGCAACATCACGCCACCTGAGCCAACGCGAATATGCCGCGTATGCGCCAGAATCCAGGCGATCAGCACCTCCGGAGACGGACTGGCCAGCGCCGCAGTGTTATGGTGCTCTGCCAGCCAGAAGCGGTGATATCCCAGCTCTTCTGCCCGCTGTGCCAGGGTCAGGGTTCGTGCCAGCGCGGCGGCGGCGGTTTCACCTTCAGCCAGCGGGCTTTTATCCAGTAAGCTCAGTCGGTAAGCCATAATGCATCCTTGAACGGTATCAGTTACGGGCAATTATTGGAGGCAGGATGGACGGCTGTAAAACAACAAATCCGGCTTAAATCAGTTGTTAAATGGGATAGCAAACTTATGCCGGGAAACGGCAAAGGCTGTGCAAAATGAGTATTTTGCCTGGTGGGAAGAGTCAGGTTTAATAAGGCTTCACTTAACAGAGGAATCAACGATGAATGGTATCTGGCTGCACTTCACGCGATTTTTTCAGGCACCCTCTGGTATGGCAACGCTGGACAGCTGCAGGGTGATTGAGGCAATGATGCCGATGGTCGAACTTTACGGTGTGGATTTACCCGATCTGCACCCGGCGCAACAACGTCACCCGGATGAATCCCGTTAATCTTTGCGCTGCTGCGGCCCGACAATCCAGGTGAGCACCTGATCGGGTTGCAGTTCAGCTTTTCCTGTAAATACTCTCCCTTCTTTCATCTCCTCTGAGAAACTCTGCGTCAGGCGCAGGCTGATATGCTGCAACCTGGTATGACACTCAATCACTTCGGCGGCACTGAAATCCATAAACTGTTTCACCTGCGGATAAAGCGCCTTATACAGACTCTCTTTCAGTGAAAAAACGACCGTCAGCGCGGTGGTGAAGGGAACATCACACTGTTCCAGCAGGATTTTCTCTGAGGGGGCGATCAGCATACTGTGGGTATCACTGGCGACCTGCGCTGTCATTATCCTCTCACAATCAACGCCCAGCAGCAGATCCTGGCGACGCGTCAGCAGTGCGCAGACGCGCTGACGGGTATGTGACAGTGAACCGCTGATGCCTTGAGGCCAGACAGGAGCGCGATCCTCGCCGTTATGCAGTACAAATGAGGCCAGGCCCCAGGTTGCCAGCGCCTGTTGCAGGCAATAGCGACTGACGAGGTATTCCGCCCGGCGTTTCTTTACCGCCCGCTGCAAGTGTGCAGGTGCGGGGATCTTCAGTGTGGAAAACAGGGATTCGGTAAAATACGCGGCGTCATAGCGGGCATCAAGCAGATAAACATCAGGATAGTCAGCCAGCGGTTGCAGGGCGCAGTGGGTGATAAAAGGGGGGCAGGATGTGATATTAAGGACAGACATAGCCACTGACCTGTGCAAATAAGATGAATTATTTAAACAGGTTAGTGGCCGGATATCAAAAGATCGCTATCGATATCAGTGATTCGGCGGTATAGCGAAACTTTTCAAAGAGACAACAAAGTGGTCGTGGCCTTTAGAGATTTTAGCTCCGCGATCGCACCACTGGCTGGCAAGACGGAAGAAATCGTCGCTACCAATATCATAGGCCAGTTCCACTTTACTGATACCTGAATGAAGCAGTTCGTCTGCGTCTTTAAAGTTCTTTGCTTTGATAATTCCCATCTGAGTTATCCCTGTCTACACAATGCGGTTAAAGTGTAACGACAGCCTATGATAATAGTGTGACAGTTTTGTTGCAGCCGGCAAGATTGAGAGTTTCGCCACGTTTTACACCGGCAAAGGTCAGGCAATACTCAGCAGCTGCTTCTCAATTTTCGCGCCAGGCATCATGCGTTGCAAACCTTCAATCAGTTCATCACCCGCAGCATACAGCGCCTCTTCGGGCATGGCGGGCAGGCTTTCCAGGATAAACCACATCTGGCTGGCAGTGGAGTCTAAACGCGTTCTCACTCCCTGGCGCCAGTTCCAGCGGCGACAGGTGACTCCTTTATCGTCGCGCCAGATGACCTCACCGGGATCAACGGATTCATCTACCACCTCACCCTCTTTCACCGTGTCAAAAAGCTCCGTACCCTCGGCAACAGTCAGCCTCGGCTCTCCTTTATAGGCGGCGATGTTTTCGCCCCCCACCGGAATGGCATACTTAATGCTGATCGCGTTATACAGATCCACTACCGGATCGATAGCGGGCATTGTACCGTCGCGCAGTACGCGTTTGCGTAATGCTTCAGCCGAGCAGGGAGTGCGCTTAGGTTTGGCACCAAAAGATTTAAACACCTCTGACCACGCAGCAAGATGCGCCTCAGCCCAGGCGGGGGTTTCAGGAGACACGGCCAGACAGGCGGCTCTCAGCGCCTCCTGACCGATGGCGGCGTTAGCTATTGGCGCGGCTTCAACCAC carries:
- a CDS encoding M20 peptidase aminoacylase family protein translates to MSQSLAQQLVAWRRELHQYPELSNEEFATTERITGWLKEAEITILPFDLATGVVAEIGQGEPLIALRADIDALPIEEIVPVAFRSQHPGVMHACGHDVHTSVILGAAKLLKEREQSLPGRVRLLFQPAEERFGGAKTLINAGALQDVAAIFGMHNAPELPVGIFATRGGPFYANVDRFDIEIHGKGAHAARPQEGVDAIVIASQIVSALQTLVSRSYSPLESVVVSVTRIEGGNTWNVLPQKVVLEGTVRTHNSAIRSELPQRLRQLIEGIAGGFGARAELNWHPGPPALINTERWAEFSKQVAARQGYEVQHADLQMGGEDFAFYLHNTPGTFVSIGSNSEFGLHHPGFNPDEALLYPAANYFSQLAEAALKDIA
- a CDS encoding MsnO8 family LLM class oxidoreductase, translating into MAYRLSLLDKSPLAEGETAAAALARTLTLAQRAEELGYHRFWLAEHHNTAALASPSPEVLIAWILAHTRHIRVGSGGVMLQHYSPYKVAENFNLLASLAPGRVDLGVGKAPGGLPLSTRALQQGINAAEKGDFATQLRALDGWLNPTPDAEGEDRLLATPLPPRPAIRFLLGASEASAQLAAELNWQFVFAAHLNGDKQELERALTAYRTHSKGKSALLAVQVIVADTSAEADLLAADLQHFRVHVDNGQSVTVGNLAQAEAFIRQSGATQHRIEPRESAVLKGTAAQVHTRLNELHQRFGVEEFIIDTPITAGAPRLKSLQLLASHQLVAA
- a CDS encoding 4'-phosphopantetheinyl transferase family protein, translated to MSVLNITSCPPFITHCALQPLADYPDVYLLDARYDAAYFTESLFSTLKIPAPAHLQRAVKKRRAEYLVSRYCLQQALATWGLASFVLHNGEDRAPVWPQGISGSLSHTRQRVCALLTRRQDLLLGVDCERIMTAQVASDTHSMLIAPSEKILLEQCDVPFTTALTVVFSLKESLYKALYPQVKQFMDFSAAEVIECHTRLQHISLRLTQSFSEEMKEGRVFTGKAELQPDQVLTWIVGPQQRKD
- a CDS encoding B3/B4 domain-containing protein, with translation MLTVRPSIDPAITAIAPQFRALSIVVEAAPIANAAIGQEALRAACLAVSPETPAWAEAHLAAWSEVFKSFGAKPKRTPCSAEALRKRVLRDGTMPAIDPVVDLYNAISIKYAIPVGGENIAAYKGEPRLTVAEGTELFDTVKEGEVVDESVDPGEVIWRDDKGVTCRRWNWRQGVRTRLDSTASQMWFILESLPAMPEEALYAAGDELIEGLQRMMPGAKIEKQLLSIA